The Atribacter laminatus genome contains the following window.
CTCAATGGGGGAATAAATTAAATAATTCTCCTCCTTGGAGGGATGCCGCTTTACGGCGGGGAGGGTGTCTTTCGCTTTTCCCTCGTTATCCTGAGAAAAGGCTAAAGAAATACGAATAAAAGATGAGATCCTCACGGCTTCTAAATACGAAGCCTCAAGATGACGCCGATAGCATGAGATGAGATTCTCACGTCGCGCAATACGCTCCTTAGAATGACGGAGAGGATGGATGAGATTGCCACGTCGTCCAACCTAAATACGGTTGAACTCCTCACAATGGCAGATTTAATTGGTATTTTTCATTTTTACCTGTTGCAGAAAAGCAACATAAAGACTTAAATAAGGAGGGGAGTAGTTGATGAGTATAAGTATGTTTTTTGTGATTCTTATTCTATTAATTTTGGTATTTACATTTTTTAATTTTGTCGAGAGAGCTTTTGCAATAAATACAGACCAATTTATATTAAAAAGTCCATCCTTTAGCCAAGGAAGCATAATTCCAAAAAAGTTTACTTGTGAAGGAGAGAACATTTCTCCAGAATTAATCTGGGAGAACCTTCCAGAGAGCACGGTTAGTCTAGTCCTTATCTGTGAAGACCCTGATGCTCCGGTTGGGATATGGACTCACTGGGTTCTATACAATATTCCTACGGGGTTGCATTCGATTCCGGAAAACCTAAATAGTCATGAAGATTTGATTACTCAAGAGAAAATTTTAGTTGGAATGAATGATTTTAAAAAATTGGGATATGGGGGTCCTTGCCCACCTCCGGGTAAACCACATCGCTATTTTTTCCGCCTGTTGGCTTTAAATGCAAAACTTGACCAGAAAAGTGGATTAAATCGAGATCAAGTGTTGGCAGCTATCAAAGGACAGGTTATAAAAGAAGCACAACTTGTTGGATTATACGGTCGTTGAAAAATAAAAAAACATAATCAATAAAAATCAAAACTGGAGGATAGATAATATGTATCCGTGGCACGCAACTTTTCACATGGGTATTGTCCATTTTATGGCTTACCCTCAGGTTAAAACCGAGAACGAAATCTTAGAATCGGTCCATAAAATTTTAAATGATGACTTTTTCCAAGCAATTGAAGTGAATGTGTCGTATGAAGACATCATTTTAGAAAAAATTTCAGCTCTATGTGAAACAGCTGATGTTGAATTTTTACTCGGAGCACAACCATTTCTTTTATCAAAAAAGATCAATCTCAATGCAGGAGATGATGAAGAAAGACAACAAGCTCTTGAATTGTGCAAGCTGCAAATTGAGCGTTCATATCGGTGCCGGGCTCGCGCTTTAACCTTTTTATCGGGCCAGTATGATTTTATAGAAAAAAAAGAGGAATTAAAACAAAATTTGATTCATTCTTTAAAAGAATTGTGTCATTATTCCCAAGAAATAGGCAATACAGCAGGATATCAATTGGGGATCGACCTCGAAATATTTGATCATACTATTGATAAGAAAGTATTAATCGGTCCGGCTCCCGATGCCTTTGATATAGCAAAGAATGTAAAAGCTGATTATCCAGCCTTTTCTTTAACTGTTGACCTTTCTCATATACCTTTAACCTTTGAGGATCCATACTACGTATTGAAACTATTGGCTCCCTTTATTGGCCATGTCCATATAGGAAATGGTATCCTGGATAAGAAAAATCCTTTTTATGGAGATCATCATCCACGTTTTGGGATTGCCGGCGGCTGTAATGATTATCAAGAGGTAGCCAACTTTTTAATTGCGCTGGAAAAAATTGATTATTTTCACCAAAGGGTTATGACCAAAAAACCAGTCATTTCTTTTGAAGTGAAACCATTGCCTCATGAGGATTCGGATTTAGTCGTGGCTAATTCAAAAAGAAAATTTTTAGCGGCTTTAGATAAAGTTCACATCGATCATAAAGAATTGGAAAATAAGATATGACAAAACCTCGAATATTTGTAACTCGACTGATTCCCCAAGAGGGTTTGGAGATCTTAAAAGAATGTTGTCATATAGAAGTGAGTGATCATGATGGAGTAATTCCCCGTTCTCTTCTCCCGGAAAAAGTAAAAGATTCCGATGGTTTATTAGTTCTTCTTACTGATATGATCGATAAAGAAGTA
Protein-coding sequences here:
- a CDS encoding YbhB/YbcL family Raf kinase inhibitor-like protein encodes the protein MSISMFFVILILLILVFTFFNFVERAFAINTDQFILKSPSFSQGSIIPKKFTCEGENISPELIWENLPESTVSLVLICEDPDAPVGIWTHWVLYNIPTGLHSIPENLNSHEDLITQEKILVGMNDFKKLGYGGPCPPPGKPHRYFFRLLALNAKLDQKSGLNRDQVLAAIKGQVIKEAQLVGLYGR
- a CDS encoding TIM barrel protein is translated as MYPWHATFHMGIVHFMAYPQVKTENEILESVHKILNDDFFQAIEVNVSYEDIILEKISALCETADVEFLLGAQPFLLSKKINLNAGDDEERQQALELCKLQIERSYRCRARALTFLSGQYDFIEKKEELKQNLIHSLKELCHYSQEIGNTAGYQLGIDLEIFDHTIDKKVLIGPAPDAFDIAKNVKADYPAFSLTVDLSHIPLTFEDPYYVLKLLAPFIGHVHIGNGILDKKNPFYGDHHPRFGIAGGCNDYQEVANFLIALEKIDYFHQRVMTKKPVISFEVKPLPHEDSDLVVANSKRKFLAALDKVHIDHKELENKI